TTGCCCCTTCGATCTGGACTTCCAAAAAGTAAAAGTGGACTCTCTCCATTTTTGTAATTTCTCTTTCATATGCACTACCCTCACTATATTCAAAACTCTAAAACTGTTCATTTTGTCCCGGTTTATTAAGCCTTTTTACATTGTTTCATTCAAAAAGTTTCCAAATTAAAAGGAGCTGACTACAGTATCAAGCGTTTGTAATCACTCGCTCCATTGAAAAGTGCCGGGACTTTTTAAATAAGCTCTTATACTTGCATACGCATGATTTCATTGTATGCATCAATTGCTTTACTTTGTACTTGTACACCTGTTTCCAATGCAACACTTGCTTTTTGGGCTGAAATCATTACATCGTGGAGGTTTTCTACGCTGCCATTAGCTAATCCTTCTGTTTTCTTATCTGATTCCAATTGCATGTGATTCAAATCCTCTACAGCGTTTTTTAACATAGAAGAGAAATTACTCTGCGCTTGACTTGGAGTTAACTGCGAAGATTGACCTTCTTCCATTCGGCTTACCGGAGGGAGACCTGTTCCAATCGTATTCATTTCGTACAACCACCTTTACCTTTTATTGACCTATTTCTAATGTTTTCGTCAGCATTCCTTTACTCGCATTAAATGCTGTTACATTTGCTTCATATGAACGGGAGGCACTCATTAAATCTACCATTTCTTTTAATGGATCGACGTTAGGCATTTCTACATAACCTTCCTCATTCGCATCCGGATGTTCCGGGTTATATACAAGTTCAAACGGTGTCTGATCTTCTGTAATACTTGTAGCCTGCACACCGCCGCCGGAAGCATTGTTTCCTTCTGCATGTTTTAACATTTGCTTAAATGATGGCTGACCCGTTCCAAATGTAGCCATTTTCCGGCGATATGGTTCGAATTCCCCGTCTGCGTTTTGTGTTGCCCGGGTTGTCTGTGCGTTTGCCAGATTGGAAGAGACCAGGTCCATACGCAGTCTCTGTGAGGTCAAACCACTAGCGCTGGAATTCATTGATTGAAAGATAGACATTTTAATTTCCTCCCCGGATAACTGATTGCAGGCTGTTAAATTTGCCATTCATACGATCGATCAAACTATTATAATAGATTTGATTTTTAGCCAGTTCGGACATTTCTTTATCCATATCGACGTTATTACCATTATGATTATATGTAGTTGATGTATCTTTTGAAATACGGTACGGCTTGTTATCTTCCCCGCTAGAATTCAAATGACGTTCATTGGTTGTTTTTGTCTGAAGACCGGCCATTTCATTTTCCAAAGCTGATTTAAACGTTACTTGATCAGCTTTATAATTTGGTGTATCTGCATTTGAAATGTTATTTGAAATAGCATTATTTTTTGCAGAAGCATACTGTATCGAATTTTCTAATTGATCAATCGTTCCACTAAACAGATTCATTTTATCTTTTACACCTCTTTTTCATCTGGTAATTTTGCGTTCAAAAGTTCCCGCCTCTTTTTCTGAAATAACGATTCATAGTAATGTTGTTATCCATGTCTTTCCATGCTTATTATCTGTTAATTTCTAGAATTTGCTGAAAGACACCCATAAATGATGTTTTTGATACGAACTAATTCTAAATTAAGTATTAGACAAAGTCTATGCAATTTCTACATTAAAATTGACAAATTAAAAAACTGTTCATTTTAACCAGGTCAAAGGTCCTTTATATGTTTATAATTATTCTTGTTGCTTCAATCCCCCAATATTATCCAATCTAATTATCTATGCACGCCTCGAAAATAGGTAAATAACCCATTTTATTATATTCAGCACTTCTCAAAACAGGTAATTAGACCTTTCTTTTATTCTACCTTTTCTATGCAACAAATTCAATATACTCATGAAAAATTTAACATAAGAATAATGTACCTGTAGAAATTTCTTATTTTTTGTTTTAAATTCTCACTTCATTAAGAAAAACCAAGAAAATCACTTGGTCTTTAGAATACCGGTATTCCTGCCAAAAAGATGTCCGCTGCGGGAAGTCGCTTTCCGCAGCACTTAAGTGCAACTCTAGCTCTGTCTATCCCCGTTGGCTTGCCAGTCACTAAGCATCTCTCTAGGTAGAGCAATCTCGTGTTGGCTCTTATTTTTAGCGCTTGGAGCCAGATGCAGTCTTTTATCTGCAAATCGTTATATACAGGCAAACCATTTGATCACGGAAAACCGCCCGTAAAAATTCTGTCTCCAAATAAAGAGTAAAAATGCATTTATTTAGGCGGGAGATAAAGGGCGCTAACTCCCTAAATCACTCAGGCTAATCATTCAGCGGAAAAAAGCAGCAGATTAAGTTCGCGACACCTAGAGACTGCGCTTACCAATGCTGTCAGGTTAATATAACCGCTCCGGAAACATTTGCGCATCAAAACTTCCACTAAATGAAGTTTCGTTTTTATCATTTCCCAGAAAAAAAGCTGCGAAGGAATTTTTTCCTTCACAGCTTTTTTATTTTATCCGTTTACCGTGTACGAATTTTTTCTAATTCTACCAGGAATTTGTCGTTTAATACTTTAATATACGTTCCTTTCATACCCAGAGAGCGGGATTCGATGACGCCTGCACTTTCCAATTTACGCAGTGCATTAACGATAACAGAACGTGTAATACCTACACGGTCAGCAATTTTACTTGCTACCAGCAAGCCTTCTTTTCCATTCAGCTCTTCAAAAATATGGTCAATTGCTTCCAGTTCACTATAAGAGAGGGAACTGATTGCCATTTGTACAACAGCTTTACTGCGGGCTTCCATTTCAATTTCTTCTGTTTTTTCATGAAGAATCTCCATGCCTACTACAGTTGCGCCATATTCAGCTAGTAATAAATCATCGTCATTAAATGTTTCGTTCACACGACCGATAATTAATGTTCCTAAACGTTCACCGCCACCAATAATTGGGACGATTGTCGTATACCCATCTTTGAACAATTCTTTATTTTCAACAGGGAACACCGTGTGCTTGTTATTAATATCCAGGTTTGGAGTAGTTTCACGAATTTCTTGTAACCCTTCTGTATATTCTTCAGGGAATTGCTTTTCTTCAAGCATCGTTTTCATACGATCATTTTCTACTTCCTGGTTTACGCCAACTCCTAATAGTTTCCCGCGACGACTGACTATATATACGTTCCCGCGAATCACATCACGTAATGATGCTGACATTTCATTAAAGTTTACCGACTTTCCTGTTGCTGTTTGTAACATAGCGTTAATTTTTCGTGCTCTTGTTAGTAAATCCATTGTATAGTCCTCCATTCAAAATTTTAAATTATAGTATAAATTGGCTGAGATCTTTGTTCTGAGCAATCGTCGAAAGCTTATCGTCAACATACCCTTCCGTAATTTCAACTTCTGTCATTGAAATATCAGGAGCTTCATAGGATAGGTCTTCTAATAGTTTTTCCAGGATTGTGTGCAATCTACGCGCTCCGATATTATCTGTATTCTGGTTGACATCATAAGCTATTTGCGCAAGTCTTTCTATAGCTTCGTCCGTAAATTTAAGTTTTATACCTTCTGTTTCCAACATTTGCTTATATTGTTTCAATAAAGCATTAGAAGGTTCTATTAAAATCTGTTTAAATTCATTGATTGTTAAATTTTCCAACTCTACGCGGATTGGAAATCTGCCTTGCAGTTCAGGAATTAAGTCAGAAGGTTTCGACATATGAAAAGCTCCTGCTGCAACAAACAGAATGTGATCGGTTTTTAACGTTCCATGTTTGGTAGTGACAGTTGAACCTTCCACAATCGGCAAGATATCCCTTTGCACACCTTCTCTGGAAACATTCGCAGACCCTTCCTGTTTGCCGGCTACTTTATCAATTTCATCAATGAAAATGATACCAGCCCGTTCCGAACGTTTAATTGCCTCCTGAGCGACCTCATCCATATCGACAAGCTTTTGTGCTTCCTGTTTGGTCAACACTTTCCTCGCCTCTGAAACTGTTAATTTCCGTTTCTTTTTCTTCTTGGGCATGAACTGTCCAAAAGCATCCTGCATATTCATCCCCATTTGTTCCATTCCCGAACCTTGCAGCATATCAAACATGGAAGGCGGAATTTCTTCTATTTCAATAGAAACATAATGGTCTTCTAACTCACCTAAAGCTAACTGGTGCGCAGTCCGCTTTCTTTTCGATTTCATTTCTGTTTCTTCATCAGAAACATCTTCCTCTTGATCTTCATCTGAATCCGCAGCTTGGAATAGCATTTCGAAGGGGTTTTTCATAGAACTTTTTGATTTCGTTTGTGGAACGAGTAATTTTACAAGTTTCTGATTGGCTTCTTGCTCTGCTAAGTCCATGACATCTTCCATCTTTTCCTCTTTTACCATTCGGACTGCTTTTTCTACCAAATCGCGCACCATGGATTCAACATCTCTGCCGACATAACCGACTTCTGTAAACTTTGTAGCCTCTACTTTAACAAATGGCGCACCAACCAGTATTGCCAGGCGTCTGGCAATTTCGGTTTTTCCTACGCCTGTCGGGCCCATCATTAAAATATTTTTAGGAACAACTTCATCCCGGAAATTTTCGTCCAGCTTCATCCGTCTGTAGCGGTTCCTTAAAGCAACAGCCACCGATTTTTTCGCCTGCTTTTGTCCGATAATATAACGATCTAACTTATTCACAATTTGTTTTGGCGTTAAGTCCACCGTCATCAAAAGCGTCCTCCTTTATCACGATTTCATTAAAAGTAGAAACGCAACATCCTATTCCAATACTTCTAATGTAATCTGATCATTTGTAAACACACAAATATCTCCCGCTACTTCCAGTGCAGTTTGCGCAATTTCCGCAGCAGATAACCCGGGGGCTTTTTGAAGCAATGCTCTGCCGGCACTTAAGGCGTAATTGCCTCCAGAACCGATAGCCAAAATACCATCATCCGGTTCAATAACTTCACCTGTTCCCGAGACAAGATACATACTTTCTTTATTCATCACAATCAGCATCGCTTCCAGCTTCCTGAGAACTTTATCAGAACGCCACTCTTGTGCTAGTTCCACAGCAGCTCTTGTCAAATTGCCATGAAAAGCCTGTAATTTCCCTTCAAATTTCTCAAATAATGTGAAAGCATCTGCCACAGATCCGGCAAAACCAGCCAGAACTTTTCCATTATATAAAGTTCTCACTTTTTTTGCGGTATGTTTCATAATGACAGAGTTACCTAATGTCACTTGACCATCACCACTCATGGCACATTTTCCATCATGCTGTACTGCAAATATGGTAGTGGCATGCATCTCGTAATCCATATATCCACCTCACCTAATTTTTATCATTTGCGCGCGGATGGCTTTTCATATAAGCCTTCTTCAGATGCTCTTTAGAAACATGCGTGTATATTTGTGTAGAGGATAAACTTTCATGTCCTAACAGTTCCTGTACAGACCTTAAGTCAGCTCCCTCATTTAACATATGTGTTGCAAAGGTATGCCTGAGCTTATGGGGATGTACATGAATATTTATAGAAGCTTTTTCTACTATTTTATCTAATACAGTTCGAATGCCTCTGGTTGTTATCGGGTTTCCTCTTGCATTTAGAAATACATTCTCCGTTATGCTATTTGATTTATTCAGTAAATTTTTTCTTCCGTATAGCAGGTACTTTTCTAAAGCCGCTTCCGCGAAACTGCCAAAAGGAACATAACGCTCTTTTCGCCCTTTTCCTTTTACAAAAATAGTTCCGATTGAAAAATCAATATCCTGCAAGCGCAATTGCTGACACTCACTGACACGGATTCCAGTACCATACAGAATTTCCAGCAGCGCCTGGTCACGCTGGCCTAAATCCGTCTGCACATCACTCACACAAAAAAGCTTCTCCAGCTCCTCTTCATACAAAAAGCCCGGAACAGGTTTTTCTGATTTAGGGAGTGAAAGCTGTGAAAATGGATTCTCCGTCACAAAATTTTCCCGTTCCAAAAATCGGTAAAAACTCCTTAACGAAGAAATTTTTCTGGAAACGGACCTTCTGCTTAATCCATCCTGATATAATTCTGTAAGAAATACCCGGACTTCCCGGTAGCTTACATCTTTCAAATCGTTTACTTCTTCTCTTTGCATAAAAGCTCCAAATGTTTCTAAATCCGTCCGATAATATTGAACAGTATACGGTGAGGCATTTTTTTCAATTTGCAAATACGCTATAAATTCATCCATATATGTTGTTAAATTCACAAACGAGTCACCTCATCATCGTATAACGGATAAAGCATAGCACACTCCATATCATAATGCAATAAATTTAACTAAATTGTAATAAAATTCAGAAAGGTGCTTACAGCTAAGAAAATTCAATAAAGTAGCCAGTATAGAAAGGATGGTTGGAGGAATAGCAAAAATCACGCTGTGTCTTTTCTGTTACAAGTTCGACTGTTTCTTAAGATCAGCAAATTACGATTTTTAATCACGCAACATATTCTTTTCATCTGGATAGGCCTCTTTCCTTTTGAAAAGAGAAAGTGCCTAGCCAAGTAGAGATTATAATCATCGTTACCATTTTCGTCAACTTTAAGATACTTTATACGGATTATTTCAAAAATAACCTGGCTCACTCGAGCATTATGCAGATGACATTACTCCCTTTTTCTCTCTTAACGCACAACAGAAGTAACCGATCAGATGATCAGTTACTTCTGTGCCACTTCTTTATAATCACAGTTCGAGCATTGAACTTGTGTTTCTTTTTTTGTTTTCTTTTCAACAAGCATCGAGTCACATTTTGGACAAGGTCTGGCAATAGGTTTATCCCATGAAACAAAATCACATTCCGGATATCGGTCGCAACCGTAAAATGTTCTCTTTTTCTTTGATTTTCTTTCTACTACGTCACCTTTATGACATTTCGGGCAAGTAACACCTATTTTCTTCAGAATCGGCTTGGTATTTCGGCATTCAGGGAAATTGGAGCATGCCAAGAACTTCCCGTAACGGCCCATTTTATATACCATTTCATATCCACATTCTTCACAGGTAATTCCTGCAGGTTCATCACGAATTTCTACTTTTTCCATTTCAGCTTCTGCTGTTTCAAGCTGTTTGCTGAAATCCTGATAGAAATCATCAATGACATCGATCCAAGCTGTTTTTCCTTCTTCTATAGAGTCTAAGCCTGTTTCCATTTTCGCAGTAAATTCGGCATCAACTACTTCCGGGAAAAACTCTTTCACTAATTCACAGACAATGGTTCCCAATTCCGTCGGGACAAATCGTTTATTGTCCATTGTTACATATCCTCTGCGCTGAATCGTATCCAGTGTCGGTGCATAAGTAGATGGACGGCCGATTCCCATTTCCTCCATGGTTTTAACAAGTCTTGCATCTGTATAACGCGGCGGCGGCTGTGTGAAGTGTTGATTCGGTTGCACTTCTTTCGATTCAACTTTCGTGCCCTCTTCCAGGTCCGGCAATATTTTATCTTCCATCTTTTTATTATCGTCGTTGCCTTCCACATAGACTTTCATAAAACCTTTAAATTTTATTTTTGAACCGGTTGCACGGAATTCTACGCCGTTATTTAACAGATGAACGGTCATTGTATCCATTACGGCAGGTGCCATTTGGCTTGCAACAAAACGTTCCCAGATAAGTTTATAGAGGCGTAATTGATCTCTTGACAGTTTTTCCTTCAATACTTTTGGATCACGAAGCGTGGAAGTCGGGCGGATGGCCTCATGGGCATCTTGTGCACCGTTTTTATTTTTAGCTGCGCCTTGTTTTCC
The nucleotide sequence above comes from Oceanobacillus timonensis. Encoded proteins:
- the fliE gene encoding flagellar hook-basal body complex protein FliE, with the translated sequence MNTIGTGLPPVSRMEEGQSSQLTPSQAQSNFSSMLKNAVEDLNHMQLESDKKTEGLANGSVENLHDVMISAQKASVALETGVQVQSKAIDAYNEIMRMQV
- the flgC gene encoding flagellar basal body rod protein FlgC; the encoded protein is MSIFQSMNSSASGLTSQRLRMDLVSSNLANAQTTRATQNADGEFEPYRRKMATFGTGQPSFKQMLKHAEGNNASGGGVQATSITEDQTPFELVYNPEHPDANEEGYVEMPNVDPLKEMVDLMSASRSYEANVTAFNASKGMLTKTLEIGQ
- the flgB gene encoding flagellar basal body rod protein FlgB, with translation MNLFSGTIDQLENSIQYASAKNNAISNNISNADTPNYKADQVTFKSALENEMAGLQTKTTNERHLNSSGEDNKPYRISKDTSTTYNHNGNNVDMDKEMSELAKNQIYYNSLIDRMNGKFNSLQSVIRGGN
- the codY gene encoding GTP-sensing pleiotropic transcriptional regulator CodY; the encoded protein is MDLLTRARKINAMLQTATGKSVNFNEMSASLRDVIRGNVYIVSRRGKLLGVGVNQEVENDRMKTMLEEKQFPEEYTEGLQEIRETTPNLDINNKHTVFPVENKELFKDGYTTIVPIIGGGERLGTLIIGRVNETFNDDDLLLAEYGATVVGMEILHEKTEEIEMEARSKAVVQMAISSLSYSELEAIDHIFEELNGKEGLLVASKIADRVGITRSVIVNALRKLESAGVIESRSLGMKGTYIKVLNDKFLVELEKIRTR
- the hslU gene encoding ATP-dependent protease ATPase subunit HslU, with product MTVDLTPKQIVNKLDRYIIGQKQAKKSVAVALRNRYRRMKLDENFRDEVVPKNILMMGPTGVGKTEIARRLAILVGAPFVKVEATKFTEVGYVGRDVESMVRDLVEKAVRMVKEEKMEDVMDLAEQEANQKLVKLLVPQTKSKSSMKNPFEMLFQAADSDEDQEEDVSDEETEMKSKRKRTAHQLALGELEDHYVSIEIEEIPPSMFDMLQGSGMEQMGMNMQDAFGQFMPKKKKKRKLTVSEARKVLTKQEAQKLVDMDEVAQEAIKRSERAGIIFIDEIDKVAGKQEGSANVSREGVQRDILPIVEGSTVTTKHGTLKTDHILFVAAGAFHMSKPSDLIPELQGRFPIRVELENLTINEFKQILIEPSNALLKQYKQMLETEGIKLKFTDEAIERLAQIAYDVNQNTDNIGARRLHTILEKLLEDLSYEAPDISMTEVEITEGYVDDKLSTIAQNKDLSQFIL
- the hslV gene encoding ATP-dependent protease subunit HslV translates to MDYEMHATTIFAVQHDGKCAMSGDGQVTLGNSVIMKHTAKKVRTLYNGKVLAGFAGSVADAFTLFEKFEGKLQAFHGNLTRAAVELAQEWRSDKVLRKLEAMLIVMNKESMYLVSGTGEVIEPDDGILAIGSGGNYALSAGRALLQKAPGLSAAEIAQTALEVAGDICVFTNDQITLEVLE
- the xerC gene encoding tyrosine recombinase XerC, with amino-acid sequence MDEFIAYLQIEKNASPYTVQYYRTDLETFGAFMQREEVNDLKDVSYREVRVFLTELYQDGLSRRSVSRKISSLRSFYRFLERENFVTENPFSQLSLPKSEKPVPGFLYEEELEKLFCVSDVQTDLGQRDQALLEILYGTGIRVSECQQLRLQDIDFSIGTIFVKGKGRKERYVPFGSFAEAALEKYLLYGRKNLLNKSNSITENVFLNARGNPITTRGIRTVLDKIVEKASINIHVHPHKLRHTFATHMLNEGADLRSVQELLGHESLSSTQIYTHVSKEHLKKAYMKSHPRANDKN
- the topA gene encoding type I DNA topoisomerase → MSDYLVIVESPAKAKTIERYLGKKYTVKASMGHVRDLPKSQTGVNVEDNYEPKYITIRGKGDILKDLRKSAKKAKKIYLAADPDREGEAIAWHLAYALNVDENSKCRVVFNEITKDAIKESFKHPRAIDLNLVDAQQARRILDRLVGYNISPLLWKKVKKGLSAGRVQSVALKMIIDREKEIENFKPEEYWSIDAVFTKGSETFEGSFYGVDGKKKKLQTKDDVEEVKKKLDGKEFTVDSVKKRERKRNPALPFTTSSLQQEAARKLNFRAKKTMMIAQQLYEGIDLGRSSGGITGLITYMRTDSTRISDSAKEEAKDYIKENYGDKYLGKQGAAKNKNGAQDAHEAIRPTSTLRDPKVLKEKLSRDQLRLYKLIWERFVASQMAPAVMDTMTVHLLNNGVEFRATGSKIKFKGFMKVYVEGNDDNKKMEDKILPDLEEGTKVESKEVQPNQHFTQPPPRYTDARLVKTMEEMGIGRPSTYAPTLDTIQRRGYVTMDNKRFVPTELGTIVCELVKEFFPEVVDAEFTAKMETGLDSIEEGKTAWIDVIDDFYQDFSKQLETAEAEMEKVEIRDEPAGITCEECGYEMVYKMGRYGKFLACSNFPECRNTKPILKKIGVTCPKCHKGDVVERKSKKKRTFYGCDRYPECDFVSWDKPIARPCPKCDSMLVEKKTKKETQVQCSNCDYKEVAQK